The Lycium barbarum isolate Lr01 chromosome 10, ASM1917538v2, whole genome shotgun sequence genome includes a region encoding these proteins:
- the LOC132613212 gene encoding uncharacterized protein LOC132613212 — MRYYHIKVSNTVSCPPLLATTCCVFISIGVTRIISWNLATRKYRFLESPDCDSFYSYLFFPYIMLGFVPETDDYKVVKVPSSSRNDSNAKVWVYTLNSDSWQEMGVVLPGLYPKGGSAISLNVCLYWMSYSNDNGLDIIISFDLYN; from the coding sequence ATGCGATATTACCACATCAAAGTTTCAAATACTGTATCATGTCCACCCCTACTTGCAACAACTTGTTGTGTGTTCATTTCAATAGGAGTTACCAGAATTATCTCGTGGAATCTTGCAACCAGAAAGTATAGATTCCTTGAATCCCCTGATTGTGACTCCTTTTATTCTTATCTTTTCTTCCCATATATAATGCTTGGTTTTGTCCCTGAGACTGACGATTACAAGGTTGTCAAGGTTCCATCATCTAGTAGGAACGATAGTAACGCTAAGGTTTGGGTTTACACACTGAATTCGGATTCTTGGCAAGAGATGGGTGTTGTTCTTCCTGGTTTATATCCTAAGGGTGGGTCTGCAATTTCTCTTAATGTCTGCTTGTATTGGATGTCATATAGTAATGATAATGGACTGGATATAATTATTTCTTTTGATTTGTATAACTAA